The segment AATATTACAGTTTAAACACTTTCGCATTTTTTTGCCGTAGCCTGTAGTGTAATGATGCATACGGATGCATTGGAAACTGATCTCATTCTGATTTTTGCTCTTTAATATACAATAATTTAATAAACATATGTTTAATGAGCTTTTTGACGCATGGTAAAAAAAACTGCTCGGTTTTGGCTACATACATTTTTAGGTTTGTTTTCCAAAATGAACTGGTACTGATCGGATTTTTCGGATGCTGAAAAAGATACTGCACATTCAGACAAACAAATCAATCTATTGTACGTTGGTGTAAAATCTAAATGTTTGTGTATCATTGATCTAAACTTTGTTTACTGGCTCCCACGAAATCGCGGCGTGTTATTGTTCGTAAATCATTATGTAGTCTTCAcacagagagagacagagatacACTTCGGGTGATCTGTTACTTTGTtcaattctgttttttttttcatagtaAACAATATGTCTTTACTTCTATAGATGTTCTACGGAATAAAATCCAACCCTCGCTAGTACGGGTAAAAACAGATTCAATAAACGATCTATCTGCTATTTGTAAGAGTGTCCTATGTACTGTATATCTTAACTATGGTATCACAAATTAGACTTTCATCGACCTAACCTAAATAGGAATGTGGGTGTACATTATTTGTATGTTGTGCTTTTTGAGTGATAGAAGATTTAAGGTATGTATGTATTTCTATATTATAGATTTCGAGTGTATCGATGCTTCGTAGTGTATACACAGAGAAAGTGTGGGTATAAGTGCTCTTCATAATTAGTGAATACCAATTAGCAGCTAGGAAATTAACAACGGAACGAGAGGAGAATGTTTGTTATCATCTAATTTACACTATTAACACATGCATCGGGTTAACAGTTATTTTGACAAAAATATACATTTGATGTATATGAATTCGAATACTTTGAATGGTGTTGTTATACCGCAAAAAGGTGGCATCTTGCATTACTTGCCTTGCAGGTGATAGACACCAAACCCTTTAGTTGTTGCATGACCTATATTTTAACGAAAACATTTTTGAAATGCATAATTTGTGCTTAACGTATTTCTATCTAACGCTTGTAGGTACATACATCGTACAATGCTATACTCAGCATATTTCGCTTACGTTACagacatattttttatgaagaCAGAGTAGCAGCTTTTAAATTTTATGGATGAGGAGTAACATTAAAAACCAACGGACAGACTTTTAATTACAATACACAAATTAAAACATGATTTCATATCTGTAAAagtaaatatttgatgtctactACATCGCAATCATGATAGTTACTCATAGAATGATGCTTCAATCAATGTATGTGACCACTTTTATGCTTGATTCAAGCAACGAGATAGTAAATAATATTGAATTATTGAATATTATGTCGAAGAATTATCTCGAGGGAAAGATTTTTTCAAACGAAGTGTTGACAATAGCTAATACTATTTAGTAAACCATTGGCAAGCTATTTGCGGAACGTCCAGAAATTTGCAAGAAACGTTGGGTACTTTGGTTTCAAAAGCAACCAATCTAAATTAGTAAGGTTCTTACGAACGAAACATTATTCCAAGTATAGCTCTCAAATCtcaaacaaaaataacaccAGCAAGATTTGTTATTGTTTGATGACCCATCATCAATCTTTCACGCAAGCTAATACACAGTCTATTGATTGAAATTTGTTGAAATCGAGCACTataatgtgtttaaaaatactTCGTATCACAATTGCAAATACAAAACATAAACCTATAATAATGGTGTATTTTGCGCTGACTATACATGCAATTCCTATTGCCACTCTCCACACCGACGTCAACTGGGTCCTGGTCATACTCAGGCTACTTCTCTTCATACGAGTCAATACCACGTAACTCCTACGGCTAGTTCTCATGGCTATCGTCGATTAACGACTCGTGCTGTTCCTCTAGGTCCGGTATTCGGACGATGTTTGGTTTTCGGCAAAACCGCAAGCGACGATAAACCAATTTGAAAAACTTGAGCAGCGGATCGCAGTCATCAAATTTCACTAGGAACGCTACGAATACCAACGACAGAAACATTGGCAACGAACCCAGATAGAACATCAACGGGTACGTTTTTCCGTGTATCACCATGTCGAATAGCATGGCCATTGGAATCTGTAGCGATATGGCGACCGTGCCGATCAGTGACGATGTCAGAAAACAACCCCTAGAAGAGCAGCGTATTGAGTTACTATTTTTTGTCACATCAGTACCAAAGAGGACAATCATCGTGTCACTTACCACAGCCACAGCGCCTCGGACAGCACCGTTCCGATCAAACCGTTTAAAAATAACACTATAAACTGCTTCCGCGAAGGCAACTCAAATACCTCCAACTGCGAGAAATTAAGTACGAACAGAAGTGGCCACAGCAGCAAGAGATTCCACAGTCCAACAAATccgaaaaataatggaatattgATCTTCTCTTCGGTATCACTTTTCCGCTTGACTAGCACCAGGTATGAGGCGTAAAAGAAGGCGCTCAGTATAGCCAATACAATTCCACGGCTCATTTTCGGTTCGTTGATTTCGGATACCGAAACCATAATCTGTCCAAAAACATATAGACGTCAACCGATgttcaattatttatttatatttgctACCTACCGCGCCAGATATACTGAAGAGCACTGCAAAAATTTTAGAAACTGTTAGCTTATCACCACACGAGGAAGGAAACATTGCCGCTAGGACTAGCGTAAAGAAGCTGGAAGTTGAACTCAATAACGTTACCATCGCGGTTTCACTGGGTTCTAAGGCTAGCTGAAACATGTAATTCGCTATGAACCACTAAAAATAAGAAAGTGttgttttaataatttatgCAAACGATCTGATTGCACGTCCTACCAATATCGAAAACATCAGTGCCGTTCGTGCCGTTTTGTGGTGTGACTTTTGACGGCGCACTCGCAGGCTAGCGGCATACGAGAGCCTTGACATGAGCGCCTCGGTCGCTTCATGCGGTGACATTTCTCGAACCTCCGCGACCTTGCTGAAGCGAACGCTTCGTATGCTGGAATCGTCGCTTTCCGTGCCGGACACCTGTGCCTCATTTTTGATCGGTATAAACGACGAGTCACTCTGTGATTGAGAAACAAACTTATTACCCATTTATATTctcgaaatagaaaaaaataaaacaacctACCAGACTTGAT is part of the Sabethes cyaneus chromosome 2, idSabCyanKW18_F2, whole genome shotgun sequence genome and harbors:
- the LOC128734319 gene encoding solute carrier family 35 member F5; protein product: MLNKAQKLILGIVLLVLVDIIWVSSSELTKFLYENENYDKPFFCTYFKASMFTIYLVFLGLIAPWKESCNRTGNYALMENAEEEDNFYGNGTSSLSDSSFIPIKNEAQVSGTESDDSSIRSVRFSKVAEVREMSPHEATEALMSRLSYAASLRVRRQKSHHKTARTALMFSILWFIANYMFQLALEPSETAMVTLLSSTSSFFTLVLAAMFPSSCGDKLTVSKIFAVLFSISGAIMVSVSEINEPKMSRGIVLAILSAFFYASYLVLVKRKSDTEEKINIPLFFGFVGLWNLLLLWPLLFVLNFSQLEVFELPSRKQFIVLFLNGLIGTVLSEALWLWGCFLTSSLIGTVAISLQIPMAMLFDMVIHGKTYPLMFYLGSLPMFLSLVFVAFLVKFDDCDPLLKFFKLVYRRLRFCRKPNIVRIPDLEEQHESLIDDSHEN